One Streptomyces hundungensis DNA segment encodes these proteins:
- a CDS encoding urea transporter: MRIPRAGRGGRFAVHVLRGQAQVHFLPSAPTGLIFTVALFTADWRYGLYGLVGTAIGTGTAQLLGVDRSRVAAGLEGFNACLVAVGFAVLLGPAHPSTMVLAAGGCAVVTVVTAAATTLLHAWGLPTLTLPFCLTASAMTIAAPRFERVWHGGPATAAPIRAAEGAVALALDDVGRAFFANIAQIFLMPQWYVGVIFLVGIFAASRTAGAMACVGSAVALVTAWALGAPTARIVDGTMGYNAVLVAMALCGVLLAADRWSLGFAVVGAAAATVLGPALDALFAPAGGHSFTWPFVLTTLVFVASVPALPRLHRTAAPTVLPLTEPVGSGVVLGA, translated from the coding sequence GTGCGGATACCGCGCGCTGGACGAGGGGGGCGGTTCGCGGTGCATGTGCTGCGCGGCCAGGCTCAGGTGCACTTCCTGCCGAGCGCGCCGACCGGCCTGATCTTCACGGTGGCCCTGTTCACGGCGGACTGGCGGTACGGCCTCTACGGGCTGGTCGGCACCGCCATCGGCACCGGTACCGCGCAGCTGCTGGGCGTGGACCGGAGCCGGGTGGCGGCCGGGCTCGAAGGGTTCAACGCCTGCCTCGTCGCGGTCGGCTTCGCCGTCCTCCTCGGCCCCGCGCATCCCTCCACGATGGTCCTCGCGGCGGGCGGCTGCGCCGTCGTCACCGTCGTCACGGCCGCCGCCACCACGCTGCTGCACGCCTGGGGACTGCCCACCCTGACGCTGCCGTTCTGTCTGACGGCGAGCGCGATGACGATCGCCGCGCCGCGCTTCGAGCGGGTGTGGCACGGCGGCCCCGCGACGGCCGCGCCCATCCGGGCCGCCGAGGGCGCCGTCGCGCTCGCGCTCGACGACGTCGGGCGCGCGTTCTTCGCCAACATCGCGCAGATCTTCCTCATGCCCCAGTGGTACGTCGGCGTCATCTTCCTCGTCGGCATCTTCGCGGCCAGCCGCACGGCGGGCGCGATGGCGTGCGTCGGCAGCGCCGTCGCACTGGTCACCGCCTGGGCGCTCGGCGCCCCGACGGCCAGGATCGTGGACGGCACCATGGGCTACAACGCCGTGCTCGTCGCGATGGCGCTGTGCGGGGTGCTGCTCGCCGCCGACCGGTGGAGCCTCGGCTTCGCGGTGGTCGGGGCGGCGGCGGCCACGGTGCTCGGACCCGCGCTCGACGCACTGTTCGCACCGGCCGGCGGGCACTCCTTCACCTGGCCGTTCGTTCTCACCACCCTGGTGTTCGTGGCGTCCGTGCCCGCGCTCCCGCGCCTGCACCGCACGGCAGCGCCGACCGTGCTGCCCCTGACCGAGCCGGTGGGCTCCGGCGTGGTGCTGGGCGCCTGA
- a CDS encoding M1 family metallopeptidase translates to MIRCSRRSLVRVAALSALGTISVTQDETAARRDRYFPQHGSYGHDTLAYDLRISYDSASGRLDGTALIQAVALRPLERIELDLSKLSVQSAHVDGRAARIRQRQGKLYVTPSQVLPPGAVFTAKVRYAGRPGPIRSPFGSIGWDHTGDSHDGTLVASQPLGAPSWFPCNDRPDDKAAYTFRVTVPRDRQALANGTLTECRSEGATDVWTYHHPGPMATYLAALYTGRFQHDSALAPGPPGAAAIPVHNAYPSRIAEAARYDLGRQPDMLRHFSELFGPYPFEAYGAVVVDADLSAPVENQTRSVFGRNHIDGRRGWETLVAHELAHQWFGNSVGIREWRHIWLNEGFATYAEWLWSEHIGEDGADEIARREWQSLARRGQNLRLAEPGPRRIFDDRLYTRGACTLHALRLTLGDERFFAVLRGWHAARRGRIGDTTAFIAHAETTSQESLRPLLHAWLYDKKLPDLPTRIAD, encoded by the coding sequence GTGATCCGGTGCAGTCGGCGCTCGCTGGTGCGGGTGGCCGCCCTGTCCGCGCTCGGCACGATCTCCGTGACGCAGGACGAGACGGCCGCCCGCCGGGACCGATACTTCCCGCAGCACGGCTCGTACGGGCACGACACCCTCGCCTACGACCTGCGGATCAGCTACGACTCGGCCAGTGGCCGCCTCGATGGCACGGCGCTGATCCAGGCCGTCGCCCTGCGGCCCCTGGAGCGGATCGAGTTGGACCTGTCCAAGCTCAGCGTCCAGTCGGCGCACGTCGACGGCAGGGCCGCCCGCATCCGCCAACGCCAGGGCAAGTTGTATGTGACGCCCAGTCAAGTGCTGCCTCCCGGCGCGGTGTTCACGGCGAAGGTGCGGTACGCGGGGCGGCCCGGCCCGATCCGTTCTCCGTTCGGGAGCATCGGCTGGGACCACACCGGCGACAGCCACGACGGCACCCTGGTCGCCTCCCAGCCGCTGGGAGCGCCGTCCTGGTTCCCGTGCAACGACCGGCCCGACGACAAGGCCGCGTACACCTTCCGGGTCACGGTGCCGCGCGACCGGCAGGCGCTGGCGAACGGGACGCTCACCGAGTGCCGCAGCGAGGGCGCCACCGATGTGTGGACGTACCACCACCCCGGCCCCATGGCCACCTATCTCGCCGCGCTCTACACCGGCCGCTTCCAGCACGACAGCGCGCTCGCACCCGGACCGCCGGGTGCCGCGGCGATCCCGGTGCACAACGCCTACCCCTCCCGCATCGCCGAGGCGGCCCGCTACGACCTGGGCCGCCAGCCCGACATGCTGCGGCACTTCTCGGAACTGTTCGGGCCCTACCCGTTCGAGGCGTACGGAGCGGTGGTCGTGGACGCCGACCTCTCGGCGCCCGTCGAGAACCAGACGCGTTCGGTGTTCGGCCGCAACCACATCGACGGGCGGCGCGGCTGGGAGACGCTGGTGGCCCACGAGTTGGCGCACCAGTGGTTCGGCAACAGCGTGGGCATCCGCGAGTGGCGGCACATCTGGCTCAACGAGGGCTTCGCGACATACGCCGAGTGGCTGTGGTCGGAACACATCGGCGAGGACGGCGCCGACGAGATCGCCCGCCGTGAGTGGCAGAGCCTCGCCCGGCGCGGCCAGAACCTGCGGCTCGCCGAGCCGGGCCCGCGCCGCATCTTCGACGACCGGCTCTACACCCGGGGCGCCTGCACCCTGCACGCGCTGCGTCTGACCCTGGGCGACGAGCGGTTCTTCGCGGTGCTGCGCGGCTGGCACGCGGCGCGGCGCGGCCGGATCGGCGACACCACCGCCTTCATCGCCCACGCCGAGACCACGTCGCAGGAGAGCCTGCGGCCGCTGCTCCATGCCTGGCTCTACGACAAGAAGCTGCCCGACTTACCGACGCGCATCGCCGACTGA
- a CDS encoding helix-turn-helix domain-containing protein — protein sequence MPTAAQSPDTQEPLGPLPQEFAAIMRPELPGLLKEIGAEVTRAYPEYARLLEGPYGEAIRVGVEQNLTVFVDQVASPSAPSTLRDEMCRRFGRFEAYEGRSLETLQGAYRLGARVALRRAKKIGRRYNLSPALMLSFADALFTYVEELEALSREGYLEVTSFSGERSDALRRRLLHLILAGSPVPRAAIAELAERARWALPERVTLVALRSGGGLTRAALDNDVLADPGEPLPHLLVPGPVDEVRRRMLDAALHGSWAAVGLEVPIGGASDSLRWARQVLELAASGVIESDRGTLYCEDHLVTLWLRSDPALLEHLGRRELAPLDALTPGRRDRLIETLRTWLATRGTAAHMGQLLDVHPQTVRYRMRTLESIFGDRLTDPEHRFATELVLRARDLGHREQP from the coding sequence ATGCCCACAGCCGCGCAATCACCGGACACCCAGGAGCCGTTGGGACCGCTCCCACAGGAGTTCGCCGCGATCATGCGCCCCGAGCTTCCGGGTTTACTCAAGGAGATCGGCGCGGAGGTCACCCGCGCCTACCCCGAGTACGCCCGGCTGCTCGAAGGCCCCTACGGCGAGGCGATCCGGGTCGGCGTGGAGCAGAACCTCACCGTCTTCGTCGACCAGGTCGCCTCCCCGAGCGCGCCGTCGACGCTGCGCGACGAGATGTGCCGGCGCTTCGGCCGGTTCGAGGCGTACGAGGGCCGCAGCCTGGAGACCCTCCAGGGCGCCTACCGGCTCGGCGCGCGGGTGGCGCTGCGGCGCGCCAAGAAGATCGGCCGGCGCTACAACCTCTCGCCCGCCCTGATGCTCAGCTTCGCGGACGCGCTGTTCACCTATGTCGAGGAGCTGGAAGCGCTCTCACGGGAGGGATATCTGGAGGTCACGTCCTTCTCCGGGGAGCGTTCGGACGCACTGCGGCGCCGGCTGCTGCATCTGATCCTGGCCGGCTCCCCGGTGCCGCGCGCGGCCATCGCGGAGCTGGCGGAACGGGCCCGCTGGGCGCTGCCCGAGCGGGTCACGCTGGTCGCGCTCCGATCCGGTGGCGGCCTGACGCGTGCGGCTCTGGACAACGATGTCCTGGCCGATCCGGGCGAGCCGCTTCCCCACCTCCTGGTGCCGGGCCCGGTCGACGAGGTGCGAAGACGGATGCTGGACGCGGCCCTGCACGGCTCCTGGGCCGCGGTGGGCCTGGAGGTCCCCATCGGCGGGGCGTCCGATTCGCTGCGCTGGGCCCGACAGGTCCTCGAACTCGCCGCCTCCGGCGTCATCGAAAGCGACCGGGGGACGCTGTACTGCGAGGACCACCTCGTCACCCTGTGGTTACGCTCCGATCCCGCTCTCCTCGAACACCTCGGCCGGCGCGAACTCGCCCCGCTGGACGCGCTCACGCCCGGCCGCCGCGACCGGCTGATCGAGACCCTGCGGACCTGGCTGGCGACCCGGGGCACCGCCGCCCACATGGGTCAACTCCTCGATGTGCACCCGCAGACGGTGCGCTATCGCATGCGCACCCTGGAGTCCATCTTCGGCGACCGCCTCACCGATCCCGAACACCGGTTCGCCACCGAACTAGTGCTACGCGCAAGGGACCTCGGCCACCGGGAACAGCCCTGA
- a CDS encoding Pls/PosA family non-ribosomal peptide synthetase, with the protein MSSHLPAVFRGSAAPHPRTLLDVLDATAAAHPDAPALDAGGERLTYQELCDRITERAVRLTRHGIGPGDRVGVRIPSGTCDLYLAILSVLLCGAAYVPVDADDPKERAATVFAEAGVCAVIEADGRILPGPAAPLAARWRPALPDDDAWIIFTSGSTGLPKGVAVTHRSAAAFVDAEAQLFLHERPLGPGDRVLAGLSVAFDASCEEMWLAWRHGGCLVPAPRSLVRAGHELGPWLVERRITVVSTVPTLAALWPDEALDEVRLLIVGGEACPGALADRFAVKGREMWNTYGPTETTVVATAARMLPGEPVRIGLPLAGWELAVLDPSGRPVPYGAEGELVIAGVGTARYLDGAKDAERFAPLALLETRRAYRTGDLVRADAAGLVHLGRADDQVKVGGRRIELGEIDAMLRALPGVRAAAGAVRGTPAGGQILVGYVVPDASGFHAGQARAFLAQRLPAALVPLLVEVGELPTRTSGKVDRDALPWPLPSQRGPAGDGLRPGSTVARLAGTWERMLGVRPEADSDFFALGGSSLSAAKLASELREHYPGVSVADLYRRPVLRDMAQHLESLDGPATEARTVRPVPRAAGVVQLLVTTVLFGISGLRGLLGLATLDNILGWLAPQAWAPHVSWWFVLIGTVVLMSAPARFVIGGAAARLLTWGMAPGAYPRGGRVHLRLWTAERVVAAFGVPSLLGTPWARLYALSLGCRVARNVTLHAMPPVTGLATIGPGASVEPEADISGWWLDGATLHIGAVHIGDGARVGHRSTLMPGAVLGAHAELEPGACLDGQVPPGRRWVGSPARPAEAYERVAGTGWPEPRRERSQRWAAAYALSLTVLPLLSLVAAAPALIGVYYLVRSCDTLSAVALRLFLAAPPITVVTTLTSMLTLAALVRVLGRGLVPGFHPVCGGVAWRAWLVTRLLSGARGSFFPLYASLATPVWLRMLGASVGRRAEISTVLPLPSLLTVEDGAFLADDTLVAPFEVRGGWLRLGTASVGRKAFVGNSGIVGPDRRVPDGALIGVLCDAPAHSEPGSSWLGRPALPLPRVAATVDPGRTFDPPRRLVLARAAVELCRVVPLMCSVVLAQALLIGEQSALNRGGLAFAALAGTGLLVVAAAVAGLVATAAKWVLVGRFVPGEHPLWSSFVWRNELYDTFVESLAVPWMAGSFTGTPVLNWWLRSLGARIGRGVWLETYWLPETDLVTVGDGASVNRGCVLQTHLFHDRIMRLDTVRLAEGASLGPHSIALPGTDVGARASVGAASLVMRGESVPPDTRWAGNPIAGEQTTPASAQQPVQQPTLTAHQDAAREGSAA; encoded by the coding sequence ATGTCTTCGCATCTGCCGGCTGTCTTCCGGGGCTCCGCCGCCCCGCACCCCCGCACCCTGCTCGACGTACTGGACGCCACCGCGGCCGCCCATCCGGACGCGCCCGCACTCGACGCGGGCGGCGAGCGGCTCACCTACCAGGAGCTGTGCGACCGGATCACCGAACGCGCCGTGCGGCTCACCCGCCACGGCATCGGCCCGGGCGACCGGGTCGGCGTCCGGATCCCGTCCGGCACCTGCGACCTGTATCTCGCGATCCTGTCGGTCCTGTTGTGCGGCGCGGCCTATGTGCCCGTCGACGCGGACGATCCCAAGGAGCGCGCGGCGACCGTCTTCGCCGAGGCGGGGGTGTGCGCCGTGATCGAGGCCGACGGGCGGATACTGCCGGGGCCCGCGGCGCCCCTCGCGGCCCGCTGGCGGCCCGCCCTGCCCGACGACGACGCCTGGATCATCTTCACCTCCGGCTCCACGGGCCTGCCCAAGGGCGTGGCGGTCACCCACCGCTCGGCCGCCGCCTTCGTCGACGCGGAGGCCCAACTCTTCCTGCACGAGCGGCCGTTGGGGCCGGGCGACCGGGTACTGGCCGGTCTCTCGGTCGCCTTCGACGCCTCCTGCGAGGAGATGTGGCTGGCCTGGCGCCACGGTGGCTGCCTGGTTCCGGCGCCGCGCTCCCTGGTGCGGGCGGGGCACGAACTCGGCCCCTGGCTCGTCGAGCGCCGCATCACGGTGGTGTCCACGGTCCCCACCCTCGCGGCGCTCTGGCCGGACGAGGCGCTCGACGAGGTGCGGCTTCTGATCGTCGGCGGGGAGGCCTGCCCCGGCGCCCTCGCGGACCGGTTCGCGGTCAAGGGCCGCGAGATGTGGAACACCTACGGCCCCACCGAGACGACCGTCGTCGCGACCGCCGCGCGCATGCTGCCCGGCGAGCCGGTACGCATCGGACTCCCGCTGGCCGGCTGGGAGTTGGCGGTCCTCGATCCGTCCGGCCGGCCCGTCCCGTACGGCGCGGAGGGCGAACTCGTCATCGCCGGCGTGGGCACGGCCCGTTATCTGGACGGCGCCAAGGACGCCGAACGGTTCGCCCCGCTGGCACTCCTTGAGACGCGCCGCGCCTATCGCACCGGCGATCTGGTACGCGCCGACGCGGCCGGCCTCGTCCATCTCGGCCGCGCCGACGACCAGGTGAAGGTGGGCGGTCGGCGCATCGAACTCGGCGAGATCGACGCCATGTTGAGAGCGCTTCCAGGCGTGCGCGCCGCAGCGGGCGCGGTGCGCGGCACCCCCGCGGGCGGCCAGATCCTGGTCGGCTATGTGGTCCCCGACGCAAGCGGCTTCCACGCCGGCCAGGCCCGCGCCTTCTTGGCCCAGCGGCTTCCGGCAGCGCTCGTACCGCTCCTCGTCGAGGTGGGCGAACTACCCACGCGCACCTCGGGCAAGGTCGACCGGGACGCCCTGCCGTGGCCGCTGCCGTCCCAGCGCGGCCCCGCCGGCGACGGGCTCCGGCCCGGCTCCACCGTGGCCCGGCTGGCCGGGACGTGGGAGCGGATGCTGGGGGTGCGCCCCGAAGCGGACAGCGACTTCTTCGCGCTCGGCGGCTCCAGCCTGAGCGCGGCCAAGCTCGCCTCGGAGCTGCGCGAGCACTACCCCGGGGTGTCCGTCGCCGACCTCTACCGCCGACCCGTCCTGCGCGACATGGCCCAGCACCTCGAATCCCTCGACGGTCCCGCCACCGAGGCGCGGACCGTGCGGCCCGTGCCGCGCGCCGCGGGTGTGGTCCAACTCCTCGTCACCACCGTGCTGTTCGGGATTTCGGGGCTGCGCGGGCTGCTCGGGCTCGCGACGCTCGACAACATCCTGGGATGGCTCGCGCCGCAGGCCTGGGCGCCGCACGTGTCCTGGTGGTTCGTGCTGATCGGCACGGTCGTCCTGATGAGCGCCCCGGCCCGCTTCGTCATCGGCGGCGCGGCGGCCCGCCTGCTGACGTGGGGTATGGCGCCGGGCGCGTACCCGCGTGGCGGCCGTGTCCATCTGCGGCTGTGGACGGCCGAACGCGTCGTCGCCGCGTTCGGCGTGCCCTCCCTGCTCGGCACGCCCTGGGCTCGTCTGTACGCGCTCTCCCTGGGCTGCCGGGTCGCACGGAACGTGACCCTGCACGCCATGCCGCCGGTCACCGGGCTCGCCACCATCGGCCCGGGCGCGAGCGTGGAACCGGAGGCCGACATCAGCGGGTGGTGGCTGGACGGCGCGACGCTGCACATCGGCGCCGTGCACATCGGGGACGGCGCCCGCGTAGGCCACCGCAGCACCCTGATGCCCGGCGCGGTCCTCGGCGCCCACGCCGAACTTGAGCCCGGCGCCTGCCTGGACGGGCAGGTCCCGCCGGGCCGGCGCTGGGTCGGCTCACCGGCCCGCCCGGCCGAGGCGTACGAGCGCGTCGCCGGGACGGGCTGGCCCGAACCCCGCCGGGAGCGCTCTCAGCGCTGGGCGGCGGCGTACGCGCTCTCCCTCACCGTGCTGCCGCTGCTGAGCCTAGTCGCCGCGGCGCCCGCGCTCATCGGGGTCTACTACCTGGTGCGGTCCTGCGACACGCTCTCCGCGGTCGCCCTCAGGCTGTTCCTGGCGGCGCCCCCCATCACCGTGGTCACCACGCTCACCTCGATGCTGACGCTCGCCGCCCTGGTCCGCGTCCTCGGCCGGGGCCTTGTGCCCGGGTTCCATCCGGTGTGCGGCGGCGTCGCCTGGCGCGCCTGGCTGGTGACCCGGCTGCTCAGCGGCGCCCGCGGCAGCTTCTTCCCGCTGTACGCGAGCCTGGCGACCCCGGTGTGGCTGCGGATGCTGGGCGCCTCGGTGGGCCGGCGCGCCGAGATCTCCACGGTGCTGCCGCTGCCCTCGCTCCTGACCGTGGAGGACGGCGCGTTCCTCGCCGACGACACGCTGGTGGCGCCCTTCGAAGTGCGGGGCGGCTGGCTGCGGTTGGGGACGGCGTCCGTGGGCCGCAAGGCCTTCGTCGGCAACTCCGGCATCGTCGGCCCGGACCGCCGGGTGCCCGACGGCGCCCTGATCGGCGTGCTCTGTGACGCTCCCGCGCACAGCGAGCCGGGCAGCTCCTGGCTCGGGCGCCCCGCGCTTCCGCTGCCCCGGGTCGCGGCCACCGTCGACCCCGGCCGCACCTTCGACCCTCCGCGCCGACTCGTGCTGGCCCGGGCCGCGGTCGAGCTGTGCCGGGTGGTGCCGTTGATGTGCTCGGTGGTGCTGGCGCAGGCCCTTCTGATCGGCGAGCAGAGCGCTCTCAACCGGGGTGGGCTCGCGTTCGCGGCGCTGGCCGGCACCGGGCTGCTCGTCGTGGCCGCCGCGGTGGCGGGCCTGGTCGCGACCGCGGCGAAGTGGGTGCTGGTCGGCCGTTTCGTGCCGGGCGAGCATCCGTTGTGGTCGTCCTTCGTGTGGCGCAACGAGCTGTACGACACCTTCGTCGAGTCGCTGGCCGTGCCGTGGATGGCGGGTTCGTTCACCGGCACGCCGGTCCTCAACTGGTGGTTGCGCAGCCTGGGCGCGCGCATCGGGCGCGGGGTGTGGCTGGAGACGTACTGGCTGCCCGAGACCGATCTGGTCACCGTCGGGGACGGGGCGAGCGTCAATCGCGGGTGTGTGTTGCAGACCCATCTCTTCCACGACCGCATCATGCGCCTGGACACCGTACGGCTCGCCGAGGGCGCGTCGCTGGGCCCGCACAGCATCGCGCTGCCCGGCACCGATGTCGGCGCCCGCGCCTCGGTGGGGGCCGCGTCCCTCGTGATGCGCGGGGAGAGCGTGCCCCCGGACACCCGCTGGGCGGGCAACCCCATCGCGGGTGAGCAGACCACACCCGCGAGCGCCCAACAGCCGGTCCAGCAACCCACGTTGACGGCACATCAGGATGCGGCGCGGGAAGGGAGCGCGGCGTGA
- a CDS encoding DUF6801 domain-containing protein, whose amino-acid sequence MGTRGALAVATVVLAGIVPGADVALGEQRTSTELTYTCAFPAGPHPVKVGIGARFPARTATGAAIRPTEVTTSVTLPDAAVAELTKLRAATTGATTKLTTEVAQNGATATALWQGAAPSVPLTPTGGVVLRATGEVPTVTANSPGALTLTAAGLTLDFHPVTTEGGATAPATLSVPCTLTPGGKGLLATVPVGPAVSPTAPTPGASATGPGADGSHRPAESAPTVLAPPARGAARAAAAPECRGDTTQPLALSAYATGYADVTKMGNASLIPVFCTQVVQGLNRIKRIEVRPGVFELHLLQSSTGRLDYRGRAQTPPGPATFLTFGFMPTTATMTLEQTGPMTIDSDLNNTAGHGETYIRIPLVLRISDVSVNGTPLDVGPNCRTSAPLYSPDPDPARNTKDHMVMLGVLKKGTDTVWRGYSLSRGGPLDGSVTIPAFTGCGVGEDLSPLFTASVSGPVNTVKQNQGAPCASGIPDDPAMLCTADKQPTTIPAPLR is encoded by the coding sequence GTGGGCACGCGGGGGGCGCTCGCCGTGGCCACCGTGGTCCTGGCCGGGATCGTGCCCGGCGCGGACGTGGCCCTCGGCGAGCAGCGCACCAGCACCGAACTCACCTACACCTGCGCCTTCCCGGCCGGCCCGCACCCGGTGAAGGTGGGGATCGGGGCCCGGTTCCCGGCCCGGACCGCGACCGGCGCCGCCATCCGGCCCACCGAGGTGACGACCTCCGTGACGCTGCCCGACGCCGCGGTCGCCGAGCTCACCAAGCTCCGGGCCGCCACGACCGGCGCCACCACCAAGCTGACCACCGAGGTCGCCCAGAACGGCGCCACCGCGACCGCGCTGTGGCAGGGCGCCGCGCCGTCCGTGCCGCTCACCCCGACGGGCGGTGTCGTGCTCAGGGCGACCGGCGAGGTCCCCACCGTCACCGCGAACAGCCCCGGCGCCCTCACCCTCACGGCCGCGGGCCTCACCCTCGACTTCCATCCGGTCACCACCGAAGGCGGCGCCACCGCCCCGGCCACGCTCTCGGTGCCCTGCACCCTCACCCCGGGCGGCAAGGGCCTGCTCGCCACCGTGCCGGTCGGCCCGGCGGTCTCCCCGACCGCGCCCACCCCCGGCGCCTCGGCCACGGGGCCCGGGGCCGACGGCTCCCACCGCCCGGCTGAGAGCGCTCCCACCGTCCTCGCTCCCCCGGCGCGGGGTGCGGCGCGGGCCGCCGCCGCGCCGGAGTGCCGCGGCGACACCACCCAGCCGCTCGCGCTCTCGGCGTACGCCACCGGGTATGCCGACGTCACCAAGATGGGCAACGCCTCGCTGATCCCCGTCTTCTGCACCCAGGTGGTCCAGGGGCTCAACCGGATCAAGCGGATCGAGGTCAGGCCGGGCGTCTTCGAGCTCCATCTGCTCCAGTCCTCGACGGGCCGGCTCGACTATCGCGGCCGCGCCCAGACCCCGCCCGGGCCGGCGACGTTCCTCACCTTCGGGTTCATGCCGACCACCGCCACGATGACCCTGGAGCAGACCGGCCCCATGACCATCGACTCCGACCTCAACAACACGGCGGGGCACGGCGAGACGTACATCAGGATCCCGCTGGTGCTGCGGATCTCCGACGTGTCGGTCAACGGGACCCCCCTGGACGTCGGCCCCAACTGCCGTACCAGCGCGCCGCTTTACTCCCCGGACCCCGATCCGGCCCGGAACACCAAGGACCACATGGTGATGCTCGGGGTGCTAAAGAAGGGCACGGACACGGTCTGGCGCGGGTACTCGCTGTCCCGGGGCGGACCGCTCGACGGTTCGGTGACCATCCCCGCGTTCACCGGCTGCGGGGTGGGCGAGGACCTCAGCCCGCTGTTCACCGCGTCGGTGTCCGGGCCCGTCAACACGGTCAAGCAGAACCAGGGAGCGCCATGCGCGTCCGGCATTCCGGACGACCCCGCGATGCTGTGCACCGCCGACAAACAGCCGACGACCATTCCGGCGCCCCTGCGGTGA